In Methanomicrobiales archaeon, the following are encoded in one genomic region:
- a CDS encoding 50S ribosomal protein L2, with product MGHRIQTQNRGRGGPSYRAPSHNYKAELKHPAAPDEQARGTVIDIEHDPARHAPIARVQLENGSKFYMLATEGLATGDTVAWGAQAEVRSGNTLPLGAIPVGAYVCNIEARPGDGGKFVRSSGAQAVIMGKSEDGKVGVRMPSGKTKWFNNRSLATVGIVAGGGRGEKPFVKAGKKYHKMKNTASKWPNVRGVAMNVIDHPFGGGAHQHAGRPKTVSRGTPPGRKIGLIAARRTGKKKR from the coding sequence ATGGGACATCGAATCCAGACACAGAACAGGGGCAGAGGCGGCCCGTCCTATCGCGCACCTTCCCACAACTACAAGGCAGAACTGAAGCACCCGGCGGCCCCGGACGAGCAGGCCCGGGGGACTGTCATCGACATCGAGCACGACCCGGCACGGCACGCGCCCATCGCACGGGTGCAGCTCGAGAACGGCAGCAAGTTCTACATGCTCGCCACCGAAGGGCTCGCCACCGGCGACACGGTCGCCTGGGGGGCGCAGGCAGAGGTGCGGAGCGGAAACACCCTCCCCCTCGGGGCGATCCCCGTCGGCGCCTACGTCTGCAACATCGAGGCCCGCCCCGGTGACGGGGGGAAGTTCGTCCGATCGTCGGGCGCCCAGGCCGTCATCATGGGCAAGTCCGAGGACGGGAAGGTGGGCGTCCGCATGCCCAGCGGCAAGACGAAGTGGTTCAACAACCGCTCCCTGGCGACTGTCGGCATCGTGGCCGGCGGCGGCCGGGGGGAGAAGCCCTTCGTGAAGGCCGGCAAGAAGTACCACAAGATGAAGAACACGGCCTCGAAATGGCCGAATGTGCGGGGCGTCGCCATGAACGTGATCGACCATCCCTTCGGCGGCGGCGCACACCAGCATGCCGGGAGGCCCAAGACCGTATCGCGGGGAACCCCGCCCGGACGGAAGATAGGACTGATCGCTGCCCGGCGAACCGGCAAGAAGAAGAGGTAG
- the rpl4p gene encoding 50S ribosomal protein L4, which translates to MRAKVLALDGGVVEEIELPPVFESDYRPDLIKKDVLAIQSRRFQPHGTDVYAGIRTSADSWGSGRGVAQVPRLKNASRAARVPQAKGGREAHPPKAEKVLVEKINKKEKRKALQSAIAATCRGELVRMRGHRYEGALPLVLTDEFEHLEKTSEVIAVLGAVGAYADVERAKASRTVRAGRGKLRGRRYKQRKSILIVTAGEPSRAASNLAGVDAVSVRRLNTEHLAPGAQAGRLTLWTRSALRTLEGM; encoded by the coding sequence ATGAGAGCAAAGGTTCTAGCACTGGACGGCGGGGTCGTGGAAGAGATCGAGCTGCCGCCCGTATTCGAGTCGGACTACAGACCGGACCTCATCAAAAAAGACGTGCTGGCGATCCAGAGCCGGCGGTTCCAGCCGCACGGCACCGACGTCTACGCCGGCATCCGCACCTCGGCGGACTCCTGGGGATCCGGCAGGGGTGTCGCCCAGGTGCCGCGGCTGAAGAACGCGTCCCGCGCCGCCCGCGTGCCGCAGGCGAAGGGCGGGCGCGAGGCCCATCCGCCGAAGGCCGAGAAGGTGCTCGTCGAGAAGATCAACAAGAAGGAGAAGAGAAAAGCGCTTCAATCAGCGATTGCAGCCACGTGCAGGGGGGAACTCGTCCGCATGCGGGGACACCGCTACGAGGGGGCCCTCCCGCTGGTGCTCACCGACGAGTTCGAGCACCTCGAGAAGACCTCCGAGGTCATCGCGGTGCTGGGCGCCGTGGGCGCGTACGCCGACGTGGAGCGGGCCAAGGCGAGCCGGACCGTCCGTGCGGGGCGGGGCAAGCTGCGGGGTCGCCGCTACAAGCAGCGCAAGAGCATCCTGATCGTGACCGCCGGCGAGCCTTCGCGCGCCGCATCCAACCTGGCAGGGGTGGACGCGGTCAGCGTCCGCCGGCTGAACACGGAGCACCTGGCGCCCGGCGCCCAGGCGGGCAGACTCACCCTCTGGACGCGGAGTGCGCTGCGGACGCTGGAGGGGATGTGA
- a CDS encoding 50S ribosomal protein L3, with the protein MPKATRPRRGSLAYSPRKRARSPVPKYQSWAETAGAPVLQGFAGYKVGMTHVIMVDDHKNSPTEGKDIMVPVTIVEVPSMKVAALRAYTRDTYGSHALTEVWAETLDPELKRRLTAGKNDHEKALETIRAGIGSGSVSDLFALMYTQPAAVSGIPKKVPDLMEIRIGGSALPERFEFGLSILGKEVGVEKVIEPGAYADITAITTGKGTQGPVKRWGVKLRKRKHSRGGKERHIGTLGPWNPHHIRWQVPQMGQTGYQQRTEFNKRILKIGTDGSEITPSGGFLHYGIVHNPYIMIKGSVPGPCKRLIRIRPAMRLGEHKIRTPVIHMVSVQSKQGD; encoded by the coding sequence ATGCCCAAAGCAACGAGACCGCGCAGGGGATCCCTTGCCTACAGCCCGAGGAAACGCGCCCGGAGCCCGGTACCGAAGTACCAGTCCTGGGCTGAAACGGCAGGGGCCCCCGTTCTGCAGGGGTTTGCCGGCTACAAGGTAGGCATGACGCACGTGATCATGGTCGACGATCACAAGAACAGCCCCACCGAGGGGAAGGACATCATGGTCCCGGTGACCATCGTGGAGGTCCCCTCGATGAAGGTGGCGGCACTGCGCGCCTACACCAGGGACACCTACGGCAGCCATGCACTCACGGAGGTGTGGGCGGAGACGCTCGATCCGGAGCTGAAGAGGCGGCTCACCGCCGGAAAGAATGACCACGAGAAGGCGCTCGAGACCATCCGCGCCGGGATCGGGAGCGGCAGCGTCTCCGATCTCTTTGCCCTGATGTACACGCAGCCGGCAGCGGTGAGCGGCATCCCCAAGAAGGTCCCCGACCTGATGGAGATCCGCATCGGCGGCAGCGCTCTTCCCGAGCGGTTCGAGTTCGGCCTCTCCATCCTGGGGAAAGAGGTGGGCGTCGAGAAGGTCATCGAGCCCGGCGCCTACGCCGACATCACGGCGATCACCACGGGAAAGGGGACGCAGGGGCCGGTCAAGCGATGGGGCGTCAAGCTGCGCAAGCGGAAGCACTCCCGCGGGGGCAAGGAACGGCACATCGGCACGCTGGGACCCTGGAACCCGCACCACATCCGCTGGCAGGTTCCCCAGATGGGGCAGACGGGCTACCAGCAGCGCACGGAGTTCAACAAGCGCATCCTGAAGATCGGAACGGACGGCAGCGAGATCACCCCGAGCGGAGGTTTCCTCCACTACGGCATCGTCCACAATCCCTACATCATGATCAAGGGATCCGTTCCGGGCCCCTGCAAGCGGCTGATCCGCATCCGCCCGGCAATGCGCCTGGGCGAACACAAGATTCGCACACCCGTCATCCACATGGTCAGCGTCCAGAGCAAGCAGGGTGATTGA
- a CDS encoding 50S ribosomal protein L23, which translates to MVLKYPFVTEKAMMLLENENKLQFLVHREATKGEIKREIERAFDKEVRSVRTMLTMKGEKKAIVSFQDEKAAEEILSRLGIM; encoded by the coding sequence ATGGTCCTGAAGTATCCGTTCGTGACAGAGAAGGCCATGATGCTCCTGGAGAACGAGAACAAGCTCCAGTTCCTGGTGCACCGGGAGGCGACCAAGGGCGAGATCAAGAGAGAGATCGAGCGGGCCTTTGATAAAGAGGTCAGATCCGTCCGCACCATGCTCACCATGAAGGGTGAGAAGAAGGCGATTGTCAGCTTCCAGGACGAAAAAGCCGCCGAGGAGATCCTGAGCCGGCTTGGAATCATGTAG